The Toxorhynchites rutilus septentrionalis strain SRP chromosome 3, ASM2978413v1, whole genome shotgun sequence genome includes a region encoding these proteins:
- the LOC129774147 gene encoding uncharacterized protein LOC129774147: MSQQERWKTVQLNKLCRNCLGAHGRRPCKLQRSCGQDGCQAKHHPLLHRHQQENSAIVSGAVSNHHYTGRAVLFRIIPVTLYANGRSINTFAFLDDGSSKTLVEECLVRELDVKGEAQPLCLQWTAGVTRAEVDSQRVELEISGRDYQYRYTIRDVRTVGSLDLPLQSIHYNEICEVFPHMKGLPITDYDRATPRILIGSDNAHLTATLKLREGMPEDPVAVKTRLGWAIYGSNRSSSARHVHSFHICECEQDIKLHDMVSTYFSIDNLGVSLTTCPESEEVQRANRILRETTKRIGNKYETGLLWKFDDFKFPESYTMAVRRLQCLERRMSKDPVIGQSIRRQLAEYETKGYIHKATSEELQEANPRRIWYLPLGVAINPKKPSKIRIFCDAAAKVDGVSLNNMLIKGPDLLTSLLSVLFGFREYRIAFAADLMEMFHQIYIRREDRHSQRLLLRTDPKHKPQVYLMDVATFGSTCSPCSAQFVKNMNASEYVNEYPKAAHAITHKHYVDLDSVDSVDESVRRASEVKLIHARGGFHLRGWISNSGEFLSRIEEQKNHLEKNLTFRQVDSTERVLGMYWRPEEDVFTFVTCMPSPINHPTKRQVLRTVMKIFDPLGLLSFFIIHGKILIQNIWRTKADWDEPINEELCNHYSRWLGVLTQLDCVRIQRCYFAHPADKIKNLQLHVFCDASEEAYACVAYLRAEINGIVECALVAGKAKVAPLKPLSIPRLELMAAVIGARLRQAIIESHSLQITQTIFCNELQAEIAIGDIAETFTNRDTRWIFNPPSAPHMGGAWERLVRSVKTSLASMQTTRVPDEETFSTILAEAESVVNSRPLTFVPLENETQEALTPNHFILMSSSGVIQPPKSILDPKKLGRSNWNLARELTDHFWRRWIREYLPVIGVEQSGSMTLRISQKEIW, translated from the exons ATGAGTCAGCAAGAACGTTGGAAGACGGTACAACTAAATAAGCTCTGTCGGAATTGTCTAGGGGCTCATGGACGGCGGCCATGCAAACTGCAACGATCGTGTGGACAGGATGGGTGTCAGGCGAAACATCATCCACTGCTACATAGACATCAACAGGAAAATAGTGCTATCGTTTCGGGAGCTGTATCAAATCACCATTACACTGGGCGCGCAGTTTTATTCCGAATCATACCGGTTACATTATACGCGAATGGTCGTTCAATAAACACCTTCGCATTCTTGGATGATGGGTCATCGAAGACGCTGGTGGAAGAATGTCTGGTAAGGGAATTGGATGTTAAAGGAGAGGCTCAGCCACTCTGCTTGCAATGGACGGCAGGAGTTACCAGGGCAGAAGTAGATTCTCAGCGTGTGGAGCTGGAAATTTCTGGCCGTGATTATCAGTACAGATACACTATAAGAGACGTAAGGACGGTGGGCAGTTTGGACCTACCCTTACAATCAATTCATTataatgaaatatgtgaagtgTTTCCACACATGAAAGGACTGCCGATCACAGACTACGATCGGGCAACGCCACGTATACTGATAGGGAGTGATAACGCTCATTTAACGGCAACGCTCAAGCTTCGTGAAGGTATGCCGGAGGATCCTGTAGCAGTTAAAACCCGATTGGGATGGGCGATATACGGATCAAACCGAAGCTCATCCGCTCGTCACGTTCATAGCTTTCACATATGTGAATGTGAGCAGGACATTAAGCTGCATGATATGGTATCCACATATTTTTCTATTGATAACCTCGGTGTTTCGTTAACAACATGTCCAGAGTCAGAAGAGGTGCAACGAGCAAATAGAATTCTGCGAGAGACGACCAAACGCATCGGAAATAAGTATGAAACTGGACTTCTGTGGAAGTTTGATGACTTCAAATTCCCAGAGAGTTACACGATGGCAGTTCGACGTTTGCAGTGTTTGGAACGACGCATGAGTAAAGATCCGGTTATCGGGCAGAGTATTCGGAGACAATTGGCAGAATACGAGACGAAGGGGTACATTCATAAAGCGACTTCAGAGGAATTGCAGGAGGCTAATCCCCGTCGGATTTGGTATTTACCGTTGGGTGTGGCCATAAATCCCAAGAAACCATCGAAAATCCGTATATTTTGTGATGCTGCTGCGAAAGTAGACGGCGTTTCATTGAACAACATGTTGATTAAAGGTCCTGATTTATTGACATCTTTGTTGAGCGTGCTCTTTGGATTTCGCGAATACCGAATCGCGTTCGCTGCTGATTTAATGGAAATGTTCCATCAGATTTATATTCGCCGAGAAGATCGGCATTCGCAGAGGCTTCTGTTGCGAACAGATCCGAAACATAAACCACAAGTGTATCTCATGGACGTAGCCACGTTCGGGTCCACATGCTCGCCGTGCTCCGCCCAGTTCGTTAAGAACATGAACGCGTCGGAGTACGTAAATGAATACCCAAAGGCAGCTCACGCTATCACCCACAAACATTATGTGGACCTTGATAGCGTCGACAGTGTAGATGAGTCGGTACGGAGAGCGTCGGAAGTAAAATTGATTCATGCTCGTGGCGGATTCCATTTGAGAGGATGGATATCAAACTCTGGTGAATTTCTCTCGCGAATcgaagaacagaaaaatcacTTGGAGAAAAATCTCACATTCAGACAGGTGGATTCAACAGAGCGCGTACTAGGCATGTATTGGCGCCCAGAAGAGGATGTATTTACCTTTGTGACGTGTATGCCATCACCGATAAATCACCCTACGAAACGACAAGTGCTCCGTACGGTCATGAAGATATTTGATCCTCTTGGACTTCTAtcattttttattatacatggaaAGATTCTTATCCAAAATATTTGGAGAACCAAAGCAGATTGGGACGAACCCATTAACGAGGAACTATGTAATCATTATTCCCGATGGCTGGGAGTACTCACCCAGCTTGATTGCGTACGAATTCAACGCTGTTATTTTGCGCATCCAGCTGACAAAATAAAAAACCTACAGCTACACGTATTTTGTGACGCGAGCGAGGAAGCATACGCCTGTGTGGCTTACCTACGAGCTGAAATCAATGGTATCGTCGAATGTGCGCTGGTGGCCGGGAAAGCAAAGGTAGCGCCTTTAAAGCCGTTATCAATTCCTAGACTAGAGCTGATGGCCGCGGTAATTGGTGCGAGACTGCGCCAGGCGATAATCGAATCTCACTCGTTACAGATCACCCAGACTATTTTTTG TAATGAACTGCAAGCTGAAATAGCTATTGGAGACATCGCAGAAACGTTTACGAACCGTGATACCAGGTGGATATTTAATCCGCCCTCAGCCCCACATATGGGTGGAGCCTGGGAGCGTCTCGTACGCTCTGTGAAAACATCCTTGGCATCAATGCAAACGACAAGAGTTCCTGATGAAGAAACATTTTCAACCATATTGGCCGAAGCTGAGAGTGTGGTCAATTCAAGACCTCTAACATTTGTACCGCTCGAGAATGAAACGCAAGAGGCGCTCACGCCTAACCATTTTATCCTCATGAGCTCTAGTGGCGTCATACAACCGCCAAAATCGATATTGGATCCGAAGAAATTAGGCAGGAGCAACTGGAATCTGGCTAGGGAGCTGACAGATCATTTTTGGCGTCGATGGATAAGGGAGTATTTACCCGTTATTGGCGTCGAACAAAGTGGTTCGATGACGTTAAGGATATCGCAGAAGGAGATTTGGTAA